The Xiphophorus couchianus chromosome 5, X_couchianus-1.0, whole genome shotgun sequence genome includes a region encoding these proteins:
- the LOC114145651 gene encoding beta-1,3-galactosyltransferase 2-like, whose translation MGDQNTGSDEELGQRRQFAKHPHQQKPPAFHSWFQGLLMLCLLVFVVFLAFSDSTLSWSETLSIQKQYQHFFNKSKQVHAPAYLIHPKHRAFLNKMKENTLQTPEGLQYNTEPHTTQQQRLQYHEAYPHNYRFVLENAEVCKVNSPFLVLMVPVAPSNVAARDAIRATWGKDRVVQGKKLLTLFVLGLDKTHDVEKLQQENQQHNDLIQSNFLDTYLNLTIKTMVIMDWLATRCPAAAYAMKVDSDMFLNIDNLVIMLKKPGIPQKNYLTGMLMWNRPVVRSKNSKWYVPEEMYPEPQYPTYTLGMGYVFSNDLPAKLVDVSKSIKPFNIEDAYIGMCIKKLGLSPTSPPDPSQFKAYNSKYDRCDFSKVITYIIGSSENLKNFWADYKKPGPHC comes from the exons atggGGGACCAAAACACTGGTTCGGATGAAGAACTTGGCCAGAGAAG acaGTTTGCCAAACATCCGCATCAGCAAAAGCCTCCTGCGTTTCACTCCTGGTTTCAGGGACTGCTCATGCTGTGTCTGCTCGTGTTCGTCGTGTTCTTGGCCTTTTCGGACAGCACCCTGTCGTGGTCCGAAACGTTATCTATTCAGAAACAGTACCAGCATTTTTTCAACAAGAGCAAGCAAGTGCACGCACCTGCTTATCTGATTCACCCAAAACACAGAgcttttctgaataaaatgaagGAGAACACGTTACAAACCCCTGAAGGCCTTCAGTACAACACAGAGCCACACACTACACAGCAACAACGCCTTCAGTACCATGAAGCTTATCCACACAACTACAGGTTTGTCTTGGAGAACGCCGAGGTTTGCAAAGTCAACTCGCCTTTCCTGGTCCTGATGGTGCCGGTGGCGCCAAGCAACGTTGCGGCTCGGGACGCAATCCGGGCAACGTGGGGCAAAGACCGAGTGGTTCAGGGCAAGAAGTTACTCACTCTGTTCGTGTTGGGTCTCGATAAAACACACGACGTTGAGAAGCTCCAACAGGAGAACCAGCAGCACAACGACCTGATCCAGAGTAACTTCCTGGACACGTATCTCAACCTGACCATTAAAACCATGGTGATCATGGACTGGCTGGCCACGCGCTGCCCTGCAGCCGCCTACGCCATGAAGGTGGACTCCGACATGTTCCTGAACATTGATAACCTGGTGATTATGTTGAAGAAGCCAGGGATCCCCCAAAAGAACTATCTGACAGGAATGCTCATGTGGAACAGACCCGTTGTCCGGTCCAAGAACTCCAAGTGGTACGTTCCCGAGGAGATGTACCCCGAGCCCCAGTATCCCACATACACCCTGGGAATGGGATACGTCTTTTCCAACGACCTTCCCGCTAAATTAGTGGACGTCTCGAAATCCATCAAACCCTTTAACATAGAAGATGCTTATATTGGGATGTGCATTAAAAAGCTCGGACTTTCGCCGACGTCTCCACCGGACCCATCGCAGTTTAAGGCGTATAATTCTAAGTACGATCGCTGTGATTTCTCTAAGGTCATTACGTACATTATTGGCTCTTcggaaaatttgaaaaacttttgGGCAGACTACAAGAAGCCTGGACCTCACTGCTAA